The sequence cccccacaccATTCCTCCCCCACATtcttctagagagagagagagtttaacTCCCCTAGTTCTGTCATGGGAGCATTAATGAAGAAGAGATTCAGAAGCAGGCCTGCTACTACTCTGCCCAAAACTCAGAGCACATAACCAAGAACAAGTAGACTTGTTCTCTTCCTAACCCATGATTCTTTTGAAAACTGACACCATGCTCATTGTCTTCTCTTCGTTCTGAAAAAGGAGCACATTTGAAACTAGTCCTGATAACAGTATGTCTCTTGCCCTTGCAGATGACTGACCCAGTGAATGTCTCTGAGCCATATTCCAGCTTCACTTCTGTAAGAGAATTTATACTCCTAGGTTTCTCTTGTGAGTGGAAGATTCAGATCCTCCTCTTCTCACTCTTCACTACAACGTATACTTTGACGGTAACAGGGAATGGGGCCATTGTTTGTGCTATTTGGTGTGAAGGGAGACTCCATAGTCCCATGTACATGTTCCTGGGGAATTTCTCCTTTCTAGAGATCTGGTATGTCTCTTCTACAGTCCCCAGTATGTTGGCCAATTTCCTCTCAGAAAAAAAGACCATCTCCTTTACTGGATGTTTCgtccaattttatttctttttctctttgggaaCTTCTGAATGTTTGCTCTTGGCCATCATGGCCTTTGATCGGTACCTTGCTATCTGCCGTCCCTTGCACTACCCTAATATCATGACTAGGCATTTATCTACCAAACTGGTCATTATCTGCTGGGTTTGTGGTTTTCTGTTGTTCCTGATCCCCATTGCATTCATCTCTCAGATGCCCTTCTGTGGTCCCAACATTATTGACCATGTTGTGTGTGACCCAGGGCCACTGTTTGCATTGGCATGTGCATCTGCCCCAACAATCCAACAGCTTTGCTATAGTCTAAGCTCATTAGTTATCTTTGGTAACTTCCTTTTCATCCTTGGGTCCTATACACTTGTCCTGTTAGCTGTGTTGCGCATGCCTTCAGCCCCTGGGAGACATAAGGCCTTCTCTACCTGTGGTTCTCATTTGGCTGTGGTATCACTATTCTATGGCTCTCTGATGGTCATGTATGTGAGCCCAGGACTTGGGCATTCTGCAGGTATACAGAAAGTTGCAACTTTGTTCTATGCTATGGTAACTCCACTCTTCAACCCGCTCATCTATAGCCTCCGGAATAAGGAGATAAAGGCAGCCCTGAAGAAAGTTCTGGGGCATTGCTACATAACCCAAGATGTACTATGTGATTGCTCCAGGTCAGTATAGTCTCACAGAAAGCAATCAGGATTATACAGTTATACAAATCTTCCAATATAAGTCTAGTGATATTAACTATCAGTTTATGAAGTTAAACATCTATGGGACCACTATAATCGTAAAGTGGCCAGATTATATAACTAAATGGAAGTATTGGGTTCTTGTTTGACACTCAGAGTGTACATGAACTAAGAATGTACACATCTGGGTGT is a genomic window of Vulpes vulpes isolate BD-2025 chromosome 10, VulVul3, whole genome shotgun sequence containing:
- the LOC112914977 gene encoding olfactory receptor 11H1-like, whose translation is MEEGAHLKLVLITVCLLPLQMTDPVNVSEPYSSFTSVREFILLGFSCEWKIQILLFSLFTTTYTLTVTGNGAIVCAIWCEGRLHSPMYMFLGNFSFLEIWYVSSTVPSMLANFLSEKKTISFTGCFVQFYFFFSLGTSECLLLAIMAFDRYLAICRPLHYPNIMTRHLSTKLVIICWVCGFLLFLIPIAFISQMPFCGPNIIDHVVCDPGPLFALACASAPTIQQLCYSLSSLVIFGNFLFILGSYTLVLLAVLRMPSAPGRHKAFSTCGSHLAVVSLFYGSLMVMYVSPGLGHSAGIQKVATLFYAMVTPLFNPLIYSLRNKEIKAALKKVLGHCYITQDVLCDCSRPLLNFSLNSEAQTNLEVKERELQGLQNQLGLDEPLMDELGMDYP